In the Bordetella genomosp. 10 genome, one interval contains:
- a CDS encoding MdtA/MuxA family multidrug efflux RND transporter periplasmic adaptor subunit, producing MVEPTSATQPARVRRRVIGWVIVALIVAGIAWLVLRPTHQGGRWQRNGQHAAAGAPGAAPGAAPAQGAQGGQGGAGHGPRPGGRAGAGAGAGMGEAPVPVRVFTAATQDMDISLPALGTVTAYNTVTVRSRVDGELVKVNFKEGQYVKAGDVLAQVDPRPYEVQLAQALGTQTQNLAQLDNARRDLARYQALLKQESIAKQQVDTQAALVRQYEGTAKTDQANVDSARLQLTYARITAPLSGRLGLRQVDQGNLVSSGDTNGLVVITQTQPIAVVFTLPETQLPAVREQLRAGHALEVYAYDRANMKQLSAGVLETLDNQIDVTTGTLKLKARFDNADDALFPNQFVNVRLHVETRKGVTVIPNGAVQRGSKGPFVFVAQPDNTVVVRQLKLGPVNNDMVAIEDGLKPGDRVVIEGTDRLRAGAKVEVVTDPTSTIPATPGAALGAEPGASTAVPPRAAP from the coding sequence ATGGTTGAACCTACCTCCGCCACCCAGCCCGCCCGCGTTCGTCGCCGTGTGATCGGCTGGGTGATCGTCGCCTTGATCGTGGCCGGCATCGCCTGGCTGGTCCTGCGGCCGACCCACCAGGGGGGAAGATGGCAGCGCAACGGCCAGCATGCCGCGGCCGGGGCGCCGGGCGCCGCGCCAGGGGCCGCCCCGGCGCAGGGCGCCCAGGGCGGGCAGGGAGGCGCCGGCCACGGCCCGCGTCCGGGCGGCCGGGCCGGCGCCGGCGCTGGCGCGGGCATGGGCGAGGCGCCGGTGCCGGTGCGCGTCTTCACCGCCGCCACCCAGGACATGGACATCTCCCTGCCGGCGCTGGGCACCGTCACCGCGTACAACACCGTGACCGTGCGCAGCCGCGTCGACGGCGAACTGGTCAAGGTGAATTTCAAGGAAGGCCAGTACGTGAAGGCCGGCGACGTGCTGGCGCAGGTCGACCCACGGCCCTATGAGGTGCAATTGGCCCAGGCCCTGGGCACGCAGACGCAGAACCTGGCGCAACTGGACAACGCGCGCCGCGATCTCGCGCGCTACCAGGCCCTGTTGAAGCAGGAATCCATCGCCAAGCAGCAGGTCGACACCCAGGCCGCGCTGGTGCGCCAGTACGAGGGCACCGCCAAGACCGACCAGGCCAATGTCGATTCGGCCCGCCTGCAACTGACCTATGCCCGCATCACCGCGCCGCTCAGCGGACGCCTGGGCCTGCGCCAGGTGGACCAGGGCAACCTGGTGTCCTCCGGCGATACCAACGGCCTGGTGGTGATCACGCAGACGCAGCCGATCGCCGTCGTTTTCACGCTGCCCGAGACCCAGTTGCCGGCGGTGCGCGAGCAATTGCGCGCCGGGCACGCCCTGGAGGTCTACGCCTACGACCGCGCCAACATGAAGCAGTTGTCCGCCGGCGTGCTGGAAACCCTGGACAACCAGATCGACGTGACCACCGGCACGCTGAAGCTGAAGGCGCGTTTCGACAATGCCGACGACGCCCTGTTTCCCAACCAGTTCGTCAACGTGCGCCTGCACGTCGAGACGCGCAAGGGCGTGACCGTCATTCCCAACGGCGCCGTCCAGCGCGGTTCCAAGGGGCCGTTCGTGTTCGTCGCCCAGCCCGATAACACCGTCGTGGTGCGCCAGTTGAAGCTGGGTCCGGTCAACAACGACATGGTCGCCATCGAGGACGGCCTGAAGCCCGGCGACCGCGTCGTCATCGAGGGCACCGACCGCCTGCGCGCCGGCGCCAAGGTGGAAGTGGTCACCGATCCCACCAGCACCATCCCGGCCACGCCCGGCGCCGCGCTGGGCGCCGAGCCGGGCGCCAGCACCGCCGTGCCGCCAAGGGCCGCGCCGTGA
- the panC gene encoding pantoate--beta-alanine ligase, with protein sequence MKVVHSIQELRDHLRGQTRVSFVPTMGNLHAGHLALMKLARQHGDPVVASIFVNRLQFGPSEDFDRYPRTLAEDIEKLERARDVYVLFAPDEKEMYPEPQNYRVQPPDDLGDILEGEFRPGFFRGVCTVVLKLFSCVQPRVAVFGKKDYQQLMIVRAMCRQFQLPVEVLAHETVRADDGLALSSRNRYLTDAERAEAPRLYAELQAMRQRVAAGRHDVAALEQEAAAVLAARGWQVDYVSLRRQRDLKTPDAADFQAGEPLVVLAAAKLGNTRLIDNLEL encoded by the coding sequence TTGAAAGTCGTACACAGCATCCAGGAATTGCGCGATCACCTGCGCGGACAGACGCGCGTCTCGTTCGTGCCGACGATGGGCAACCTGCACGCGGGCCACCTGGCGCTGATGAAGCTGGCGCGCCAGCACGGCGATCCCGTCGTGGCGAGCATCTTCGTCAACCGCCTGCAATTCGGTCCTTCCGAGGATTTCGACCGCTACCCGCGCACGCTGGCCGAGGACATCGAGAAGCTGGAGCGCGCGCGCGACGTGTACGTCCTGTTCGCGCCGGACGAGAAAGAGATGTACCCGGAGCCGCAGAATTATCGCGTGCAGCCGCCCGACGACCTGGGCGACATCCTGGAAGGCGAGTTCCGGCCCGGCTTCTTCCGGGGTGTCTGTACCGTGGTGCTGAAGCTGTTTTCCTGCGTGCAGCCGCGCGTGGCGGTCTTCGGCAAGAAGGATTACCAGCAGTTGATGATCGTGCGCGCCATGTGCCGCCAGTTCCAGTTGCCCGTCGAGGTGCTGGCGCACGAAACGGTGCGCGCCGACGACGGCCTGGCGCTGTCGTCGCGCAACCGCTACCTGACCGATGCCGAGCGCGCCGAGGCGCCGCGGCTGTACGCCGAGCTGCAGGCCATGCGCCAGCGCGTGGCGGCGGGCCGGCACGACGTCGCGGCGCTGGAGCAGGAAGCCGCCGCCGTCCTGGCCGCGCGCGGCTGGCAGGTCGACTATGTGTCGCTGCGCCGGCAGCGGGATCTGAAGACGCCCGACGCGGCGGATTTCCAGGCCGGCGAACCGCTGGTGGTGCTGGCGGCCGCGAAGCTGGGCAATACCCGCCTGATCGACAATCTGGAGTTGTAG
- a CDS encoding LuxR C-terminal-related transcriptional regulator, producing MMSRMHVPATRPPVAYPLAHSPAYPRPSGMPDPAAAPSGPSACPGAAGHPRQADLTRRERDILPYLISGKSNKYISIELSISSRTAEAHRANILRKMGVRSTMELACRMCPHRQARE from the coding sequence ATGATGTCTCGTATGCATGTGCCGGCGACGCGGCCGCCCGTCGCCTATCCCCTCGCTCATTCCCCTGCCTATCCTCGTCCCTCCGGCATGCCGGACCCGGCCGCCGCGCCGTCCGGGCCGTCCGCCTGTCCCGGCGCGGCGGGCCATCCGCGCCAGGCGGATCTCACGCGCCGCGAGCGCGACATCCTGCCTTACCTGATCAGCGGCAAGTCCAACAAGTACATCTCCATCGAGCTCTCGATATCCTCGCGCACGGCGGAGGCCCATCGCGCCAATATCCTGCGCAAGATGGGGGTGCGTTCGACGATGGAACTGGCCTGCCGGATGTGCCCGCACCGACAGGCGCGGGAGTAG
- the zapD gene encoding cell division protein ZapD encodes MILYEYPFNERIRAYLRLEYLFDRLFYFARPGDAKNHQIAIATIFDILDAIERTDIKTSVLQDMERQRLQLAALRDHPGVAQDALETMLREMEKTAGALSTQGKAGQPLRENEWLVSLRGRLAVPGGATQIEMPSYHAWQHKPEEVRCADLQAWMAPLKPLSEGVTIGLRLLRESGRRQEATAEQGAFQQMLGGRSHQLLRIWVGDDAGVFPEISANKYMIWIRFSTQDGELKPQQVSRDVAFQMSLCST; translated from the coding sequence GTGATTCTTTACGAATATCCCTTCAACGAGCGTATCCGGGCGTACCTGCGCCTCGAATATCTCTTCGACCGGTTGTTCTATTTCGCCAGGCCCGGCGACGCCAAGAATCATCAGATCGCTATCGCGACCATATTCGATATTCTCGACGCCATCGAGCGTACCGACATCAAGACCTCGGTATTGCAGGACATGGAGCGCCAGCGTCTGCAATTGGCGGCGCTGCGCGATCATCCGGGCGTGGCCCAGGATGCGCTTGAAACCATGCTGCGCGAAATGGAGAAAACGGCCGGCGCCTTGTCCACCCAGGGCAAGGCGGGCCAGCCGCTGCGCGAAAACGAGTGGCTGGTGAGCCTGCGCGGCCGCCTGGCCGTGCCCGGCGGCGCCACGCAGATCGAAATGCCGTCCTACCATGCCTGGCAGCACAAGCCCGAAGAAGTGCGCTGTGCCGACCTGCAGGCCTGGATGGCTCCCCTCAAGCCCCTGAGCGAAGGCGTGACCATAGGCTTGCGCCTGCTGCGCGAGTCCGGGCGCAGGCAGGAGGCGACGGCCGAGCAGGGCGCCTTCCAGCAGATGCTCGGTGGCCGCTCCCACCAGTTGCTGCGCATCTGGGTGGGCGACGATGCCGGCGTCTTTCCCGAGATCAGCGCCAATAAGTACATGATTTGGATCAGGTTTTCGACGCAGGATGGGGAGTTGAAACCGCAGCAGGTAAGCCGCGACGTGGCTTTCCAGATGTCGCTTTGCAGCACCTGA
- a CDS encoding prepilin peptidase, translated as MQSIFPIDMTIAICLAVLAGLAVGSWLTTVVERLPRIMDYDWEAQCREWRGEEMPTDPGRPSLWRPACRCPACLAPITGWRRLPVIGWLLLRGRCAACGQPIAWRYPMLECLTALGFAACVWRFGPGVQALWAMLLVAALLALAWIDLDTGLLPDAITLPLLWAGLLANVAHTFAPPGQAVLGAAAGYGVLWLLFHGYRLATGREGMGYGDFKLLAALGAWLGLAALPLMLLAASLAGALAGLLLIATRRARRGQPQPFGPYLAAAGIVALLCGGVSTAWPF; from the coding sequence ATGCAGTCCATCTTTCCCATCGACATGACTATCGCGATTTGCCTGGCCGTCCTGGCGGGCCTGGCCGTCGGCTCCTGGCTGACCACCGTGGTGGAGCGCCTGCCGCGCATCATGGACTACGACTGGGAAGCGCAATGCCGCGAGTGGCGCGGCGAGGAAATGCCGACGGACCCGGGCCGTCCCAGCCTGTGGCGGCCGGCCTGCCGCTGCCCGGCCTGCCTGGCGCCGATCACGGGATGGCGCCGCCTGCCGGTGATCGGCTGGCTGTTGCTGCGCGGCCGCTGCGCCGCCTGCGGGCAGCCCATCGCGTGGCGTTATCCCATGCTGGAATGCCTGACGGCCCTGGGCTTCGCCGCCTGCGTCTGGCGCTTCGGTCCGGGCGTGCAGGCGCTATGGGCCATGCTGCTGGTCGCGGCGCTGCTGGCCCTGGCCTGGATCGACCTGGATACCGGCCTGCTGCCCGACGCCATCACGCTGCCGCTGCTGTGGGCCGGCCTGCTGGCCAACGTCGCGCATACCTTCGCGCCGCCCGGCCAAGCTGTGCTGGGCGCGGCGGCGGGCTACGGCGTGCTGTGGCTGCTGTTCCATGGCTATCGCCTGGCGACGGGACGCGAGGGCATGGGCTATGGCGACTTCAAGCTGCTGGCGGCGCTGGGCGCCTGGCTGGGCCTGGCGGCGCTGCCGCTGATGCTGCTGGCGGCGTCGCTGGCCGGCGCATTGGCGGGCCTGCTGCTGATCGCCACGCGGCGCGCGCGGCGAGGCCAGCCCCAGCCGTTCGGCCCCTATCTGGCGGCGGCTGGTATCGTGGCGTTGTTGTGCGGCGGCGTATCGACCGCGTGGCCCTTTTAG
- the coaE gene encoding dephospho-CoA kinase (Dephospho-CoA kinase (CoaE) performs the final step in coenzyme A biosynthesis.), which translates to MSSTPATAPSFSSHFKIGLTGGIGSGKSRVADLLAEWGASVIDTDHIAHRLTAPGGDAMPAIEQAFGARARRADGALDRDWMREQVFADAQARARLEAILHPLIARRAEEEGAAAQGCYVVFVVPLLIESGRWARRVDRVCVIDCDPDTQIARVQSRSGLTISTIQRIMAAQVARATRLAAAHDVILNDGATSPEQLRARAKTLHEQWCALAASMDRGA; encoded by the coding sequence ATGAGCTCCACACCCGCCACCGCACCCTCCTTTTCCTCGCATTTCAAGATCGGCCTGACCGGCGGCATCGGCTCGGGCAAGAGCCGCGTCGCCGACCTGCTGGCGGAGTGGGGCGCCAGCGTCATCGACACCGACCACATCGCGCATCGTTTGACGGCGCCGGGCGGCGACGCGATGCCGGCCATCGAGCAGGCTTTCGGCGCGCGCGCGCGCCGCGCCGATGGCGCGCTGGACCGCGACTGGATGCGTGAACAGGTGTTCGCCGACGCGCAGGCGCGCGCGCGGCTGGAGGCGATCCTGCATCCGCTGATCGCGCGGCGCGCCGAGGAGGAGGGCGCGGCCGCCCAGGGCTGCTACGTGGTTTTCGTGGTGCCGCTGCTGATCGAGTCGGGCCGCTGGGCGCGGCGCGTCGATCGCGTCTGCGTTATCGATTGCGATCCTGATACACAGATTGCACGGGTGCAGTCGCGCAGCGGGCTGACGATATCGACCATCCAGCGTATTATGGCGGCACAGGTCGCGCGGGCAACCCGCCTGGCGGCCGCGCACGACGTGATTCTCAACGACGGCGCGACTTCGCCGGAACAATTGCGCGCGCGGGCGAAAACCCTGCATGAACAATGGTGCGCGCTGGCGGCATCCATGGACCGCGGCGCGTGA
- a CDS encoding MdtB/MuxB family multidrug efflux RND transporter permease subunit: MSPSRVFILRPVATTLLMVAILIAGVIAYRLLPVAALPEVDYPTIQVVTLYPGASPDVMTSLVTSPLERQFGQMPGLNQMSSTSSGGASVITLQFSLDLSLDVAEQEVQAAINAASNLLPNDLPVPPTYNKVNPADAPVLTLAISSPTMPLPQVRDLVETRMAQKLSQVPGVGLVSIAGGQRPAVRVRVNPQALAANGLALSDLRTAIVNANVNQPKGNLDGPMRSTTINANDQLKSPTDYNDLIIAYRNNAPLRLSDVAQTVQGAEDIRQAAWAGDKPAILLNVQRQPDANVIEVVDRIQALMPQLRLAMPATLDVSVVADRTQTIRDSISDVRFELLLSIALVVMVTFVFLRSLTATFIPSVVVPLSLVGTFGIMYLAGFTVNNLTLMALTIATGFVVDDAIVMIENIARHLEEGETPLQAALKGAGQIGFTLISLTFSLIAVLIPLLFMTEVVGRLFREFAITLAVSILISLVVSLSLTPMMCARLLRPESETRHGRFHRATGAMIDKLIAGYDRLLQVVLNHQPLTLLVALATFVLTALLYLMVPKGFFPPQDTGIIQAITQAPQSISFSAMAERQQEAARIILADPAVATISSFIGVDGSNATVSAGRMQIVLKPRDSRSDSMSDVIARLGDSLAGMQGMTTYMQPVQDLTIEDRVSRTQYQMTLSNPDLKVLGEWTPKVVERLSRLPELADVTDDLQDEGLQTFVDIDRDAASRLGITAATIDEALYDAFGQRLISTIFTQSAQYRVVLEVMPQFSRGPDALSQIYVPTAAGTQVPLSSVAHISESRTVLAVNRLDQFPMVTVSFNLARGASLSGAVKAIQAAEKDMGLPPAVETRFQGAAAAFQSSLTSTLWLVLAAIVTMYIVLGVLYESFIHPVTILSTLPSAGVGALLALLLTGNELDMIGIIGIILLIGIVKKNAIMMIDFALDAERKHGMAPREAIHQAALLRFRPILMTTLAALFGAVPLMLSTGTGSELRQPLGLVMVGGLLFSQLLTLFTTPVIYLMFDRMGQRWRERRAARRGDPAGAPR; this comes from the coding sequence GTGAGTCCGTCGCGCGTCTTCATCCTGAGGCCGGTGGCCACCACGCTGTTGATGGTGGCCATCCTGATCGCGGGCGTGATCGCCTACCGGCTGCTGCCGGTGGCGGCGCTGCCCGAGGTCGACTATCCGACCATCCAGGTGGTGACGCTGTACCCGGGCGCCAGCCCGGACGTCATGACGTCCCTGGTGACCTCGCCGCTGGAGCGGCAGTTCGGCCAGATGCCGGGGCTGAACCAGATGTCGTCCACCAGCTCCGGCGGCGCCTCGGTGATCACGCTGCAGTTCAGCCTTGATTTATCCCTGGACGTGGCGGAGCAGGAGGTGCAGGCCGCCATCAACGCGGCCTCCAACCTGCTGCCCAACGACCTGCCGGTGCCGCCCACCTACAACAAGGTCAACCCGGCCGACGCGCCCGTGCTCACGCTGGCGATCTCCTCGCCCACCATGCCGCTGCCGCAGGTGCGCGACCTGGTCGAGACGCGCATGGCGCAGAAGCTGTCGCAGGTGCCGGGCGTGGGCCTGGTCAGCATCGCCGGCGGGCAGCGGCCGGCCGTGCGCGTGCGCGTGAACCCGCAGGCGCTGGCGGCCAACGGCCTGGCCTTGTCGGACCTGCGCACGGCCATCGTCAACGCCAACGTCAACCAGCCCAAGGGCAACCTGGACGGGCCGATGCGCTCGACCACCATCAACGCCAACGACCAGTTGAAGTCGCCCACCGACTACAACGACCTGATCATCGCCTACCGCAACAACGCCCCGCTGCGCCTGTCCGACGTGGCGCAGACGGTGCAGGGCGCCGAGGACATCCGGCAGGCCGCCTGGGCCGGCGACAAGCCCGCCATCCTGCTGAACGTGCAGCGCCAGCCCGACGCCAACGTGATCGAGGTGGTCGACCGCATCCAGGCGCTGATGCCGCAGTTGCGCCTGGCCATGCCGGCCACGCTGGACGTGAGCGTGGTGGCGGACCGCACCCAGACCATCCGCGACTCCATCAGCGACGTGCGCTTCGAGCTGCTGCTGTCGATCGCGCTGGTGGTGATGGTGACCTTCGTGTTCCTGCGCAGCCTCACCGCCACCTTCATCCCCAGCGTGGTGGTGCCGCTGTCGCTGGTGGGCACGTTCGGCATCATGTACCTGGCCGGTTTCACGGTGAACAACCTGACGCTGATGGCGCTGACCATCGCCACCGGTTTCGTGGTCGACGACGCCATCGTCATGATCGAGAACATCGCGCGCCACCTGGAGGAAGGCGAGACGCCGCTACAGGCCGCGCTCAAGGGCGCGGGACAGATCGGCTTCACGCTGATCTCGCTGACTTTCTCGCTGATCGCGGTGCTGATCCCGCTGCTGTTCATGACCGAGGTGGTGGGGCGGCTGTTCCGCGAGTTCGCCATCACGCTGGCGGTGTCCATCCTGATCTCGCTGGTGGTGTCGCTTTCGCTGACGCCGATGATGTGCGCGCGCCTGCTGCGGCCGGAGTCCGAGACCCGCCACGGCCGCTTCCATCGCGCCACCGGCGCCATGATCGACAAGCTGATCGCCGGCTACGACCGCCTGCTCCAGGTCGTGCTCAACCACCAGCCGCTGACGCTGCTGGTGGCGCTGGCCACCTTCGTGCTGACCGCGCTGCTGTACCTGATGGTGCCCAAGGGCTTCTTCCCGCCGCAGGACACGGGCATCATCCAGGCCATCACGCAGGCGCCGCAGAGCATTTCGTTCTCCGCCATGGCCGAGCGCCAGCAGGAAGCCGCCAGGATCATCCTGGCCGATCCGGCGGTGGCCACGATATCGTCCTTCATCGGCGTGGACGGCAGCAACGCCACCGTCAGCGCCGGCCGCATGCAGATCGTGCTGAAGCCGCGGGACTCCCGCAGCGACTCCATGTCCGACGTCATCGCGCGCCTGGGCGATTCGCTGGCCGGCATGCAGGGCATGACCACCTACATGCAGCCGGTGCAGGACCTGACGATCGAGGACCGCGTCAGCCGCACGCAGTACCAGATGACGCTGTCCAACCCGGACCTGAAGGTGCTGGGCGAATGGACTCCCAAGGTGGTCGAGCGCCTGTCGCGCCTGCCGGAGCTGGCCGACGTCACCGACGACCTGCAGGACGAGGGATTGCAGACCTTCGTCGACATCGACCGCGACGCCGCCTCGCGCCTGGGCATCACGGCGGCGACGATAGACGAGGCCTTGTACGACGCCTTCGGCCAGCGGCTGATTTCCACCATCTTCACGCAGTCGGCGCAGTACCGCGTCGTGCTGGAGGTCATGCCGCAGTTCAGCCGCGGGCCGGACGCCCTGTCGCAGATCTACGTGCCCACGGCGGCCGGCACCCAGGTGCCGCTCTCCAGCGTCGCGCACATCTCCGAAAGCCGGACCGTGCTGGCCGTGAACCGGCTCGACCAGTTCCCCATGGTGACCGTGTCCTTCAACCTGGCGCGCGGCGCGTCGCTGTCGGGCGCGGTCAAGGCCATCCAGGCCGCGGAGAAGGACATGGGCCTGCCGCCCGCCGTCGAAACCCGCTTCCAGGGCGCGGCGGCGGCCTTCCAATCCTCGCTGACCAGCACGTTGTGGCTGGTGCTGGCCGCCATCGTCACGATGTACATCGTGCTGGGCGTGCTGTACGAGAGCTTCATCCACCCGGTGACCATCCTGTCGACGCTGCCGTCGGCCGGCGTGGGCGCGCTGCTGGCGCTGCTGCTCACCGGCAATGAGCTGGACATGATAGGCATCATCGGCATCATCCTGCTGATCGGCATCGTCAAGAAGAACGCCATCATGATGATCGACTTCGCGCTGGACGCCGAGCGCAAGCACGGCATGGCGCCGCGCGAGGCCATCCACCAGGCCGCCCTGCTGCGCTTCCGGCCCATCCTGATGACCACGCTGGCCGCGCTGTTCGGCGCCGTGCCGCTGATGCTGTCGACCGGGACCGGCTCCGAACTGCGCCAGCCGCTGGGCCTGGTGATGGTGGGGGGCCTGCTGTTCAGCCAGTTGCTGACGCTGTTCACCACGCCGGTCATCTACCTGATGTTCGACCGCATGGGCCAGCGCTGGCGCGAACGCCGCGCGGCCCGCCGCGGCGATCCGGCCGGAGCGCCGCGATGA
- a CDS encoding copper resistance protein NlpE N-terminal domain-containing protein, producing the protein MPAAELERRTSAPVSARTSLTAASVVLLAILGPLTGCAKQREPGYYDPPPASTQGDAQYNATGAGYRTVVRAPSQLQFDLKRPAPTQQQQQQAAGQQQAAQAGEAAGDGQAAPATIASADAPASAPAPAPAAGQASKLVPQPQTYMGTLPCFSPGLNCEAQRITLTLAPNGRWRGRSAYLAESANKEKAVAEQGCWDATDEKPPRVFLTGADGNSRAEFVVAANNVLRLRALAGVTPNLNYTLTRQPDLDPIDELSKQPPPKCGN; encoded by the coding sequence ATGCCCGCCGCCGAGCTCGAACGCCGCACGTCCGCCCCTGTTTCCGCACGCACGAGCCTGACGGCCGCCAGCGTCGTCCTCCTGGCGATCCTGGGTCCGCTGACCGGCTGCGCGAAACAGCGCGAGCCCGGCTACTACGACCCGCCGCCCGCCAGCACGCAAGGCGACGCGCAATACAACGCCACCGGCGCCGGCTATCGCACGGTGGTCCGCGCGCCGTCGCAACTGCAGTTCGACCTGAAGCGGCCCGCGCCCACCCAGCAACAGCAACAGCAGGCCGCCGGGCAGCAACAAGCGGCGCAGGCAGGCGAGGCGGCCGGGGACGGCCAGGCCGCGCCGGCCACCATCGCCAGCGCCGACGCGCCGGCGTCCGCTCCCGCCCCCGCGCCGGCCGCCGGCCAAGCCAGCAAGCTGGTGCCGCAACCGCAGACCTATATGGGCACCCTGCCCTGCTTCTCCCCCGGCCTGAACTGCGAAGCCCAGCGCATCACGCTGACGCTGGCGCCGAACGGCCGTTGGCGCGGCCGCTCGGCCTACCTGGCGGAGTCCGCCAACAAGGAAAAGGCGGTTGCCGAGCAAGGCTGCTGGGACGCCACCGACGAAAAGCCGCCGCGCGTCTTCCTGACGGGCGCCGACGGCAATTCGCGGGCGGAATTCGTGGTCGCCGCCAACAACGTGCTGCGCCTGCGCGCGCTGGCCGGCGTCACGCCGAACCTGAACTACACGCTGACGCGCCAGCCGGACCTCGATCCCATCGACGAACTGTCCAAGCAGCCGCCGCCCAAGTGCGGTAACTGA
- a CDS encoding segregation and condensation protein A: protein MPQHSSVPGSDLAALVEPQVDSTPDVVDSVAFARLYGEPLFKLPQDLYIPPDALEIFLEAFEGPLDLLLYLIRKQNFNVLDIPMADVTRQYLSYVEQIRLHNLELAAEYLLMAAMLIEIKSRMLLPVKKSDTGEEVEDPRAELVRRLLEYEQMKLAAQKLDALPQLGRDFVRAQAVADLTVERAMPDVSAEDLRQAWADIMKRAKLNAHHHITREQLSVRDHMTHILRRLNDVRFMEFTDMFMERLDEGAPAAVVVVHFIAMLELARESLLEITQAEPYAPIYVRLAYTSVAQAA from the coding sequence ATGCCGCAGCATTCCTCCGTGCCGGGTTCGGACCTGGCCGCACTGGTGGAACCCCAGGTGGATAGCACGCCCGACGTCGTCGATAGCGTGGCCTTCGCGCGCCTGTACGGCGAGCCGCTGTTCAAGCTGCCGCAGGACCTCTACATCCCGCCGGACGCCCTGGAAATCTTCCTGGAAGCCTTCGAGGGGCCGCTGGACCTGCTGCTGTACCTGATCCGCAAGCAGAACTTCAACGTGCTGGACATCCCCATGGCGGATGTCACCCGGCAGTACCTGTCGTACGTCGAGCAGATCCGCCTGCACAACCTGGAGCTGGCGGCGGAATACCTGCTGATGGCGGCGATGCTGATCGAGATCAAGTCGCGCATGCTGCTGCCGGTGAAGAAGAGCGACACCGGCGAGGAAGTCGAGGATCCCCGCGCCGAACTGGTGCGCCGCCTGCTCGAATACGAACAGATGAAGCTGGCGGCGCAGAAGCTGGACGCGCTGCCGCAACTGGGCCGCGATTTCGTGCGCGCCCAGGCCGTGGCCGACCTGACCGTCGAGCGCGCCATGCCGGACGTCAGCGCCGAGGACCTGCGCCAGGCCTGGGCCGACATCATGAAGCGCGCCAAGCTCAACGCGCACCATCACATCACGCGCGAGCAGCTCTCCGTGCGCGACCACATGACGCACATCCTGCGGCGCCTGAACGACGTGCGCTTCATGGAATTCACCGACATGTTCATGGAGCGCCTGGACGAAGGCGCGCCGGCGGCGGTGGTGGTCGTGCACTTCATCGCCATGCTGGAACTGGCGCGCGAGTCGCTGCTGGAAATAACCCAGGCCGAGCCCTATGCGCCCATCTACGTCCGCCTGGCCTATACGAGCGTGGCGCAGGCGGCCTGA
- a CDS encoding DUF3460 family protein — MAKTYESEITQFLKQYKQAHPDVEKRQREGRGLLWDKPQDPELLEGFRAARVQQKPYVYSAD; from the coding sequence ATGGCCAAAACCTACGAGTCCGAGATCACCCAGTTCCTGAAGCAATACAAGCAGGCCCATCCCGATGTCGAAAAGCGCCAGCGCGAAGGCCGCGGGCTGCTCTGGGACAAGCCGCAGGATCCTGAATTGCTCGAGGGATTCCGCGCCGCCCGCGTGCAGCAGAAGCCTTACGTCTACTCAGCGGACTGA